One Methanococcus aeolicus Nankai-3 DNA segment encodes these proteins:
- a CDS encoding manganese-dependent inorganic pyrophosphatase, with the protein MLYITGHTNPDTDSICSAIVLSYFMDGAPARLGKLNPETEFILKRFGIMEPELIKSAKGKELILVDHAEKSQSLEDLDEGKLIGIIDHHKVGMTTSEPILFISKPLGSTATVISELYFNNMMPYIGGKNKELKPDLAGLLLSAIISDTVLFKSPTTTETDKQLAEKLAKIANIDDINKYGMELLKAKSSVGKMSPEEIISLDYKNFDFNGKKIGIGQVEVIDVSEVEAKKQHIYKALEEKFKENYDLILFLITDIMKEGSEVLVVGDNKAFEKAFNTTVENNSTFLEGVMSRKKQVVPPLEKYYIK; encoded by the coding sequence ATGTTGTATATTACAGGACATACAAATCCAGACACAGACAGTATTTGTTCGGCAATAGTTTTATCTTATTTTATGGACGGAGCTCCTGCAAGATTGGGAAAACTCAACCCCGAAACTGAATTTATATTAAAAAGATTTGGAATTATGGAACCCGAATTAATAAAGTCAGCAAAAGGAAAAGAACTTATTTTGGTAGATCATGCTGAAAAATCCCAAAGTTTAGAAGATTTGGACGAAGGAAAATTAATTGGTATAATTGACCACCACAAGGTGGGAATGACAACCAGCGAACCAATATTATTTATTTCAAAGCCATTAGGTTCCACGGCTACGGTTATATCTGAATTATACTTCAATAATATGATGCCATATATTGGAGGAAAAAACAAAGAATTAAAGCCTGATTTAGCAGGTCTTCTTCTTTCGGCAATTATATCAGATACTGTTTTATTTAAATCCCCTACAACCACAGAAACAGATAAACAATTGGCTGAAAAACTTGCAAAAATAGCAAATATTGATGACATAAATAAATATGGCATGGAGCTCCTTAAAGCTAAATCATCAGTGGGCAAAATGAGTCCTGAGGAAATAATATCATTAGATTATAAAAATTTTGATTTCAATGGTAAAAAAATAGGTATTGGGCAGGTTGAAGTAATAGATGTTTCAGAAGTTGAAGCAAAAAAACAGCACATTTACAAAGCACTTGAAGAAAAATTCAAAGAAAATTATGATTTAATATTATTCCTTATAACCGACATAATGAAAGAGGGAAGCGAAGTTTTAGTAGTTGGAGATAATAAAGCATTTGAAAAAGCATTTAACACAACGGTAGAAAATAATAGCACCTTTTTAGAGGGAGTTATGTCAAGAAAAAAACAGGTTGTGCCACCATTGGAAAAATATTATATTAAATAA
- a CDS encoding DUF2666 domain-containing protein: MEQSIQFRAKKGKWTVIKKINIDENTTDTEVARLLNSIDETVNKKVYEFLPFDLDKIEEIANEIYEKKKGKVKEEDITNALLKLKSPATTRKLNAITKSKEGKAIVKIILNNIVLERLGIKTRLETKLIDKYMEKNE; this comes from the coding sequence ATGGAACAATCAATACAATTCAGAGCAAAAAAAGGAAAATGGACAGTAATTAAAAAAATAAATATTGACGAAAATACAACAGATACAGAAGTTGCAAGATTATTAAATTCCATTGACGAAACAGTTAATAAAAAGGTATATGAGTTTTTACCATTTGATTTGGATAAAATTGAAGAAATTGCTAACGAAATATACGAAAAGAAAAAAGGAAAAGTTAAAGAAGAAGATATAACCAATGCACTTTTAAAATTAAAATCCCCTGCAACAACAAGAAAATTAAATGCCATAACAAAATCAAAAGAGGGAAAGGCAATTGTAAAAATAATATTAAATAATATTGTTTTAGAAAGATTGGGTATAAAAACAAGATTAGAAACTAAATTGATAGATAAATATATGGAGAAAAATGAATAA
- the mch gene encoding methenyltetrahydromethanopterin cyclohydrolase, which yields MLSVNLKSLPIVENMIEKAEEMNIEVIKLENGATVLDCGVNVMGSIEAGKAFTKICLGGLAHVGVSIAGTVSDEMVLPCVKVKTSHPAIATLGSQKAGWTINIGKFFAMGSGPARALAKIPKATYEEINYEDNADVAILCLEASQLPNEEVAEFVAEKCGVDVSKVYLLVAPTSSLVGSIQISGRVVENGTYKMLEALHFDVNKVKFAAGIAPVAPIIGDDLAMMGATNDMVLYGGRTYYYIESDENDDVEALCKALPSCSSQDYGKPFLETFKAANYDFYKIDKGMFAPAVVVINDMRTGKLVTYGKPHVDVLKKSLGYKELE from the coding sequence ATGTTAAGTGTAAATTTAAAATCTTTGCCAATTGTAGAAAATATGATTGAAAAAGCGGAAGAAATGAACATTGAAGTAATAAAATTAGAAAATGGGGCAACAGTTTTAGATTGTGGAGTAAATGTTATGGGAAGTATAGAGGCAGGAAAAGCCTTTACAAAAATATGTTTAGGAGGATTAGCTCATGTTGGAGTTAGTATAGCTGGAACCGTATCCGATGAGATGGTATTACCTTGTGTAAAAGTTAAAACCTCACATCCTGCAATAGCAACATTGGGATCCCAAAAAGCAGGTTGGACAATTAACATTGGAAAATTCTTTGCTATGGGTTCAGGACCTGCGAGAGCATTGGCAAAGATACCAAAAGCAACCTACGAAGAAATAAACTACGAAGACAACGCAGATGTTGCTATTTTATGTTTGGAAGCATCACAATTACCAAATGAAGAAGTTGCAGAATTTGTTGCTGAAAAATGTGGTGTAGATGTAAGTAAAGTATATCTTTTAGTAGCTCCAACCTCATCACTTGTAGGGTCAATACAAATAAGTGGTAGAGTTGTAGAAAACGGAACCTATAAAATGCTTGAAGCTCTCCACTTCGATGTTAATAAAGTTAAATTTGCAGCTGGAATCGCACCTGTTGCTCCAATTATTGGAGACGATTTGGCTATGATGGGAGCTACAAATGATATGGTATTATATGGAGGTAGAACATACTACTACATAGAAAGTGATGAAAATGATGATGTAGAAGCACTTTGTAAAGCACTTCCTTCATGCTCATCACAAGATTACGGTAAGCCATTTTTAGAAACATTTAAAGCAGCAAACTACGACTTCTATAAAATAGATAAAGGAATGTTTGCTCCTGCTGTTGTTGTAATAAATGATATGAGAACAGGAAAATTGGTAACTTATGGAAAGCCACATGTAGATGTTCTTAAAAAATCATTAGGATACAAAGAATTAGAATAA